The Streptomyces cyanogenus DNA segment GACATACCGGGAACGGGCCCTCACGGCGGGCCGCCCCGGTCCGCCGGGAGACCCGGGTCCGTGCCGGACGGCTCGCGGTGCGGTACGACGATCTCGCTCCACACCTGTTTGCCGCTGGCGACCGGCACCGAGCCGAAGGACTCCGACAGCGCTTCGACCAGCATCAGCCCCCGGCCGCCGGTCGACTCCCAGTCCACGATCACCGGCTTGGCGGGCGCGCGCGGCGACGAGTCGTTCACACTGACCCGCACCCGGTCCCCGCGCAGCACCAGGTCGACGTGGACCGGCCCCTGGGTGTGCACCAGGGCGTTGGTGACCAGTTCGGACACCACCAGCAGGACCGCGTCCGCCACCTCTTCGACGTTCCACCGGCGCAGTGTGCGCGCGGTGAAACGGCGGGCGTGCATGACGGCGTCCGGCAGCCGCCACACCGCCCAGCCGGCGCGTATGGGCCGGGTCTTCATGCCGTCGTAGCGGAGCAGCAACAGCGCCACGTCGTCCTCGCGGCGGCCGGCGTCGCCCAGGAGTTCGTCGGCCACCCGCCCCGGATCCGAGGGATCCGCGGCGGCGAGCGCGGTGCGGGTGCGCTGCATGCCGTTGTCCAGGGGCAGATCGGCAGCCTCGACCAGGCCGTCGGTGACCAGGGCGAGCAGCGTGCCGGGGGCCAGCGCGACCGAGGTCATGGGGAACTCCGCGTCCGCGGAGACCCCGAGCGGCAGCGCGCCCTCGACCCGCACCTCCTCGGCGCTGCCGTCGGGATGGCGCATCAGCGGTGAGAGGTGCCCCGCCCGGACGAACAGGACGTTCCCCTCCTCCATGTCCAGTTCGGCGTAGCAGCAGGTGGCGAACAGGTCGGTCTCCATGCCGACCAGGAGACGGTTGGCGTGTGAGACGACCACGTCCGGTGGGTGGCCCTCCACCGCGTACGCCCTGACCGCGGTACGCATCTGCCCCATGATCGTCGCTGCTCCGGCACTGTGTCCCTGCACGTCGCCGATGACCAGCGCCACCCGGTCGTCGGAGAGGGCGATGACGTCGTACCAGTCGCCGCCCACCTGCAGCCCGCGCCTGGCGGGCAGATAGCGGGCGACGGCCGTCCCGCCGGACAGTTCGGGAAGGCGCCGGGGCAGCAGGCTGCGCTGGAGCATCGTCGCGAGCTCCTGTTCGGCGTCGTGCGCGTGCGCGCGCTTGACGGCCTGCCCGACCAGCGCCGCGGTGGCGGTCAGCAGGGTCCGCTCGTCGGGGGCGAACGCGTGCGGCTGGTTCCAGCCGATGAGGCACACGCCGACGGCCCGGCCCTTGGCGGGCAGCGGCAGGACGGCCAGGCCGCCGGGACCGACGCCCGCGAGTCCGGGTTCGAGGGCGGTGCCGGCCGGCCACAGCCCCACGTGTCCGTCCCGCAGGGCCGCCTGCAGGGTCGGCAGGGCGGCGACCGCCGGATCGGGCCAGTCCGAGCGCCAGTCGGCACGCCACGCCTCCGGCCAGGCTGCGGGATCCGGCGGATCGAGCACAGTGACCGTGAGCCGCTCGTCCTGCAGCTCGGCGAGCGCGATCCGGTCCGCGCCGAGCGGCTCGCGGAGCGCGGTGACCACCACGCGGCTGACGTCGGCGACGGTCGTGGCGTCGTCCAGTGCCGCGGTCAGCCACTGGATCCGGGAGACGTCGTCGCTGCTGCGGGGCAGGACCGAGGTCGCCGTCACCACGCCCAGCACCCGGTCCGGCCGGTCGCCGGTGCTCCCGAGCGCCCGGTACCGCAGGCTCAGCCAGCGCATTTCGCCGCCGGGGCAGCGCACCCGGAACTCCAGCTCCCGGACGCCGGACGCCTCGGTGGACGGCTCCAGGACCGTCATGAGGCCGGGCATGTCCTCCGGGAGGGCGTGCGCGAGCAGCGTCGCCGCCTTCCCGTCGAAGGTGTGCGGCAGGATGCCGACCAGCTGGAGGAGGGTCTCGTCGGCCTCGATCAGGCCGCTCTCCGGCATCAGGACGAAAGAGCCGACGCCCAGGCTGCGCAGGGCCGGGCCCAGCAGCCGCGGCGGCGCGGGCCCCGGGTCGCCGGCCTGGAGCAGGCCGGCGACCGCGTCGGCGTACCGCGCCAGGAAGCGCTGTTGCTCGGCGTCGAAACCGTCCGCGGCGGTGCCCGTGACGACCAGGCAGCCCAGCCGTGTGCCCGCCGCCGCCAGGGGCAGTGCGCCGAGCGACACCCCCGCGCTCGGGGACGCCGGGCCGCCCTCGGAGAAGGAGGCTAGTGCCGCGGGCTTCAGCCACAGGGGCCGGCCGGTGCGGAAGGCGTGGGCCGCTGGTGAGTCACCGGTCAGGACCAGGCGCTCCGGCAGCCCGTGCTCGGGAGTGGCGCAGCCCGCGGCTTCCACCAGCCGTAGTGTTTCCGTCCCGGGACCACCACCGGGCACGTAGACCGCTGCCAGCGCCGCTCCGGCGAACGTCAGGACACGAGCACTCGCGGCGGCTTCCGGAGCGGAAGACGGTGGGCCGGTGCCGAGGGCGCCGGCCTCGGATGCCCGCAACTGCGCGACTCCGGCCCGGGCACTGCCGTCACGAGGCATGTCCGCACCTACCTCCCGTCCAGGCCGAGGCGCCGACGACAGGGCGAAGACCCTCCACCAGAATCGCATATGTGAGCTAATGGGACAGAGCGGCCCGTATGCCGTCTCTCGCCGGGTTCGCGCCGCCGGTGTGCCCGGTGTCCGCGCCCGCGCCAGGGCGCCGTCGGTGAGCCGAGCCGCCTGGTTCGCGGCTCGTCGCAGCCGGTGTCAGACTGACGTGGCGTCCGCGGGGTACCCGCCGCGCGCCGGCCGCGCCGCTACTCCCCGAGCCGGTGGCGCCGGGGCCGGTGACGGCCGGAGGCGCGTACCCGTGGAAGGGCGGACACCCGTGGCCGGCCGGCGGCGGGTGACCAGGCCTCTCCTGCCGGGCGACGGAAGGACGAGGGAGGTCTTCCCATGAGGGCCTTCATACGCGACTCGGCCGCGGTCCTGGCCGCGGTCTCGACGACCCTCGCCGTCGCGTCCTGTGGAACCGGGGCCGGGAACACCTCCGACAGCCATGACTCGCTCAGGATCGGCCTGCTGCTGCCGGACGCCACGACCGCTCGGTGGGAGACACAGGACAGGCCACTGCTCGAGAAGAAGATCAAGGAGCTGTGCGCCGACTGCAAGGTCGAGCACGCCAACGCCAGGGGCGACGTGGCGATCCAGCAGGAGCAGATGGAGTCGCTGATCACCGGGGGCGTCGACGCCATCCTGCTCGTGCCCGTGGACGCCAAGGCGCTCGGCGCCTCCGTCAGGAAGGCACACGCGGCGGGTATCCCGGTCATCTCCTACGACCGCCTCTCCAGCGGCCCGATCTCGGGATACGTCTCCTTCGACGGCGAGGAGGTCGGCAGGCTCCAGGGCAGGGCGCTGCTGAAGGCCATGGGCGACAAGGCGCACGACGGTCAGATCGTCATGATGAACGGCGACCTCGCCGATCCCAACGCGGTGTCGTTCAAGCAGGGCGCGCTGTCCGTGCTCAAGGGGAAAGTGAAGATCGCCAAAGCGTACGACACCCACCAGTGGAGCATGGAGGCCGCGAACATGAACATGTCCGGGGCCATCTCCGCGCTCGGCGCCGGCCGCATCCAGGGGGTCTACGCCGCCAACGACGGTCTCGCGGCCGGCAGCATCGCCGCCCTGAAGGCGAACAAGGTCCGCCCGCTGCCGCCCGTCACCGGGCAGGACGCCGAACTGTCGGCCGTGCGGCGCATCGTCGCCGGTGATCAGTACATGACGGTCTACAAGCCGTTCGGTCCGGAGGCGTCCGCGGGCAGCGCCATGGCCGTGGCCGCGGCCCGCGGTGCCGGCCTCGACCGGATCGCCACGGGCAGGGTGAGAACCAGCGAGGGGACGGCCGTTCCGGCGGTGCGGCTCACCCCGGAGTCCGTGACCGTCGCCGACATCGAGCCCGTCCTGGTGAAGGACGGTGCGTACACGATCCGGCAGATCTGCATCCCCCAGCTCGCGGCCGCCTGCGCCAGGGCCGGGCTGACCTGAGCGGCGGTACCCGATCCGGACGGGTCCCGGGAAGGAGATGGTTCTCGTGCCGGCTCCCCCCTTGCTGGCGCTGCACGGCGTGTGCAAGCGCTTCGGCGTCGTCGAGGTGCTGACCGACATCGAGCTGGAGATCCACGCCGGCCAGGTCCTCGCCCTGCTCGGCGACAACGGGGCCGGCAAGTCCACCCTGGTCAAAGTGATCTCCGGGGTCGCCCCCGCGGACAAGGGCGCCATCGAGTGGGAGGGCCGGCCGGTCAGCATCAGACGCCCCCACGACGCCCGCGACCTCGGCATCGCCACCGTGTACCAGGACCTCGCGCTGTGCGGGAACCTCGACGTCGTCGGCAATCTCTTCCTCGGCCGGGAGATCCGCAGGTTCGGACTCCTCGACGAGGTGGAGATGGAGCGCCGCACCCAGCAGCTGCTGGAACGGCTGACCAGGCGGGTCCCGGACCTGCGCGGCCCCGTCGTCTCCCTGTCCAGCGGGCAGCGGCAGACCGTCGCCATCGCCCGCTCCCTGCTCGGTGAGCCGAGGGTCCTGCTGCTGGACGAGCCGACCGCGGCCCTGGGGTTCGAGCAGACCACCGAGGTGCTGGACCTCGTCGACCGGTTGCGGGACCGCGGCGTCGGCGTCCTGCTCATCAGCCACAACCTGGGGGACGTCAAAGCCCTCGCGGACCGGGCCGCGGTACTCCGGCTCGGCCGCAACAACGGCTTCTTCGACGTCAACACCGCGTCCCAGGAGCAGATCATCTCCTCCATCACCGGTGCCACGGAGAACGAGCCGCGCCGGGCGGCCCACCGCGAGTCGGGATGGTGAAAGCGATGCACGACATGGCGGA contains these protein-coding regions:
- a CDS encoding SpoIIE family protein phosphatase, encoding MPRDGSARAGVAQLRASEAGALGTGPPSSAPEAAASARVLTFAGAALAAVYVPGGGPGTETLRLVEAAGCATPEHGLPERLVLTGDSPAAHAFRTGRPLWLKPAALASFSEGGPASPSAGVSLGALPLAAAGTRLGCLVVTGTAADGFDAEQQRFLARYADAVAGLLQAGDPGPAPPRLLGPALRSLGVGSFVLMPESGLIEADETLLQLVGILPHTFDGKAATLLAHALPEDMPGLMTVLEPSTEASGVRELEFRVRCPGGEMRWLSLRYRALGSTGDRPDRVLGVVTATSVLPRSSDDVSRIQWLTAALDDATTVADVSRVVVTALREPLGADRIALAELQDERLTVTVLDPPDPAAWPEAWRADWRSDWPDPAVAALPTLQAALRDGHVGLWPAGTALEPGLAGVGPGGLAVLPLPAKGRAVGVCLIGWNQPHAFAPDERTLLTATAALVGQAVKRAHAHDAEQELATMLQRSLLPRRLPELSGGTAVARYLPARRGLQVGGDWYDVIALSDDRVALVIGDVQGHSAGAATIMGQMRTAVRAYAVEGHPPDVVVSHANRLLVGMETDLFATCCYAELDMEEGNVLFVRAGHLSPLMRHPDGSAEEVRVEGALPLGVSADAEFPMTSVALAPGTLLALVTDGLVEAADLPLDNGMQRTRTALAAADPSDPGRVADELLGDAGRREDDVALLLLRYDGMKTRPIRAGWAVWRLPDAVMHARRFTARTLRRWNVEEVADAVLLVVSELVTNALVHTQGPVHVDLVLRGDRVRVSVNDSSPRAPAKPVIVDWESTGGRGLMLVEALSESFGSVPVASGKQVWSEIVVPHREPSGTDPGLPADRGGPP
- a CDS encoding substrate-binding domain-containing protein; protein product: MRAFIRDSAAVLAAVSTTLAVASCGTGAGNTSDSHDSLRIGLLLPDATTARWETQDRPLLEKKIKELCADCKVEHANARGDVAIQQEQMESLITGGVDAILLVPVDAKALGASVRKAHAAGIPVISYDRLSSGPISGYVSFDGEEVGRLQGRALLKAMGDKAHDGQIVMMNGDLADPNAVSFKQGALSVLKGKVKIAKAYDTHQWSMEAANMNMSGAISALGAGRIQGVYAANDGLAAGSIAALKANKVRPLPPVTGQDAELSAVRRIVAGDQYMTVYKPFGPEASAGSAMAVAAARGAGLDRIATGRVRTSEGTAVPAVRLTPESVTVADIEPVLVKDGAYTIRQICIPQLAAACARAGLT
- a CDS encoding ATP-binding cassette domain-containing protein, with the translated sequence MVLVPAPPLLALHGVCKRFGVVEVLTDIELEIHAGQVLALLGDNGAGKSTLVKVISGVAPADKGAIEWEGRPVSIRRPHDARDLGIATVYQDLALCGNLDVVGNLFLGREIRRFGLLDEVEMERRTQQLLERLTRRVPDLRGPVVSLSSGQRQTVAIARSLLGEPRVLLLDEPTAALGFEQTTEVLDLVDRLRDRGVGVLLISHNLGDVKALADRAAVLRLGRNNGFFDVNTASQEQIISSITGATENEPRRAAHRESGW